The region TCCTGTTTAGCTGTACAAGCAGCAGCTAAATGAAATCTGCAGAAATTCTAAAGAGTGCAGTTGAGAAAGATGGGTTGGTTCAAGGTTTTGACGTTGTACTTACATGAGGTTGGCATTGGGAAATTTAAACTGTTTGCCATCTGGTTCACTGAGAACCTTTTGGAGCTAAAAGAGGACAAAACATCAAGTTGTCAATTACTATCATGACCTGAACATGACCATGAATGTATGTTATGTGTAGAAGTACAGTATCTTACTAGTCTGTTAATTGAATCCTGTATCTGGGTTTCGGTCTCATTGGTGAGTGTGAGTCTATTACTTAGAGACTCCTGGGTTACATTGGTTATTTTGAAACCAAGGTCGATGGCAAATGAAGTATCTGTAAGTTCTGTgagcacacaaaaaaatggtcactatagcaacagaTCAAATTAACTGCTACAATTTAGGAGTTTCAACAACATTAAAAAACATTCAAGAAGTATTTAGATAGCAGGAGCAGTTGAATGTTTACTTATTAAGAAATTATTTAATAGAGTGGAAATAAATGTCTTCATGAAGCCTAATTTGTTGAACTCACTGATATAAGTTGCATTCTGGAAGGTGGTTTGAGTGGTCGTGAATTGAGGAGACAATTGCTTCTTGACGGCACCAAGGACATCATCCTCAGTGGGGACTGGTGTTTTGACCTTGAATATCAGTTTAACAAAAACCCCCACTGTGTCGAATCTAAGAGAAAATAATAATACATGGAAAATTacatttcctaaagaaaatgtgtgTACTTGCTAgcttgtcttaaagtaatcatGGTGGTAAAATAAGTTACAGGATTGGCAGTCactgcagtagtaatggtagtgactggttataattGGAAAAAGAAAGTCGATGGAAAGATTGATTGATGGATAGGATAGGAAAGGATAGcctgaacatatgaaagttggttcgGTCTCTCTAGCTTGAACGGTTCAAGAGTTAATATTATTTTTGGTGGGTTATTATATGCTAATTTATACTCATTTAAATAGCTTTGGTTTAGAAAGTTTAGAAAATGTTAAAATAATTAGAAAAAGTATGTAAGAAATCGAGTGGTCTTGCCTTCAGCAAGCACATTAATAATAATGGATTGGATTTATATTGAGCCTTTTGACCGATTGATGTACTCAAAGAGCTTTTTTAAAGAAAGGTTGTCATTTTGGATGCTTTTATTAAAACATCAGTAGTTAACAACACAAGCATGGATATACATGGTTCATTGTTGCAAAGGTTCCTTGATTGACAAAGTGTTAATTGAATTGTATGAAATGATTATAATAAATGATCTTGCTTAcctagttgttgatgtcactgaagTCAAAAGGGTAGGAAGTGGAGTGGTGTTGGTAGTTGTTGTTGGGGCAACAGTGGTGGTTAGGAGACCTAGAATagaaatggaaatacattttagagGGATTATAAACTTGTAATATGTCATATAACATTGATATATGTGTTTTCGAGATTGAGTCTTTTACACGTTACATGGTGTTTGATAACTCACTGTCATAAAAACATAGAAATGACAACCGTATGGTAACAAAGCAGCATACCTGAGACTTTTAAGACTTCCTGTAGAAAACCACTAGGGTGGTTGACATCTTCCTCTTTGTAAACATACGTCACGTTTGCCGTGATTTCAGTGCCATCAACACTGTGGACGTAAAAATGGGATTTGTGTGAGAGTTAAACATGTTCCCTTCATCCTGTTTAGCTGTACAAGCAGCAGCTAAATGAAATCTGCAGAAATTCTAAAGAGTGCAGTTGAGAAAGATGGGTTGGTTCAAGGTTTTGACGTTGTACTTACATGAGGTTGGCATTGGGAAATTTAAACTGTTTGCCATCTGGTTCACTGAGAACCTTTTGGAGCTAAAAGAGGACAAAACATCAAGTTGTCAATTACTATCATGACCTGAACATGACCATGAATGTATGTTATGTGTAGAAGTACAGTATCTTACTAGTCTGTTAATTGAATCCTGTATCTGGGTTTCGGTCTCATTGGTGAGTGTGAGTCTATTACTTAGAGACTCCTGGGTTACATTGGTTATTTTGAAACCAAGGTCGATGGCAAATGAAGTATCTGTAAGTTCTGTGAGCACACAAAAAatggtcactatagcaacagaTCAAATTAACTGCTACAATTTAGGAGTTTCAACAACATTAAAAAACATTCAAGAAGTATTTAGATAGCAGGAGCAGTTGAATGTTTACTTATTAAGAAATTATTTAATAGAGTGGAAATAAATGTCTTCATGAAGCCTAATTTGTTGAACTCACTGATATAAGTTGCATTCTGGAAGGTGGTTTGAGTGGTCGTGAATTGAGGAGACAATTGCTTCTTGACGGCACCAAGGACATCATCCTCAGTGGGGACTGGTGTTTTGACCTTGAATATCAGTTTAACAAAAACCCCACTGTGTCGAATCTAAGAGAAAATAATAATACATGGAAAATTacatttcctaaagaaaatgtgtgTACTTGCTAgcttgtcttaaagtaatcatGGTGGTAAAATAAGTTACAGGATTGGCAGTcactgcagtagtagtaatggtagtgactggttataattGGAAAAAGAAAGTCGATGGAAAGATTGATTGATGGATAGGATAGGAAAGGATAGcctgaacatatgaaagttggttcgGTCTCTCTAGCTTGAACGGTTCAAGAGTTAATATTTTTTGGTGGGTTATTATATGCTAATTTATACTCATTTAAATAGCTTTGGTTTAGAAAGTTTAGAAAATGTTAAAATAATTAGAAAAAGTATGTAAGAAATCGAGTGGTCTTGCCTTCAGCAAGCACATTAATAATAATGGATTGGATTTATATTGAGCCTTTTGACCGATTGATGTACTCAAAGAGCTTTTTTGAAGAAAGGTTGACATTTTGGATGCTTTTATTAAAACATCAGTAGTTAACAACACAAGCATGGATATACATGGTTCATTGTTGCAAAGGTTCCTTGATTGACAAAGTGTTAATTGAATTGTATGAAATGATTATAATAAATGATCTTGCTTAcctagttgttgatgtcactgaagTCAAAAGGGTAGGAAGTGGAGTGGTGTTGGTAGTTGTTGTTGGGGCAACAGTGGTGGTTAGGAGACCTAGAATagaaatggaaatacattttagagGGATTATAAACGTGTAATATGTCATATAACATTGATATATAAGTGTTTTCGAGATTGAGTATTTTACACGTTACATGGTGTTTGATAACTCACTGTCATACAAAAACGTAGAAATGAAAACCGTATGGTAACAAAAGCAGCATACCTGAGACTTTTAAGAGTTCCTGTAGAAAACCACTAGGGTGGTTGACATCTTCCTCTTTGTATACATACGTCACGTTTGCCCTGATTTCAGTGCCATCAACACTGTGGACGTAAAAATGGGATTTGTGTGAGAGTTAAACATGTTCCCTTCATCCTGTTTAGCTGTACAAGCAGCAGCTAAATGAAATCTGCAGAAATTCTATAGAGTGCAGTTGAGAAAGATGGGTTGGTTCAAGGTTTTGACGTTGTACTTACATGAGGTTGGCATTGGGAAATTTAAACTGTTTGCCATCTGGTTCACTGAGAACCTTTTGGAGCTAAAAGAGGACAAAACATCAAGTTGTCAATTACTATCATGACCTGAACATGACCATGAATGTATGTTATGTGTAGAAGTACAGTATCTTACTAGTCTGTTAATTGAATCCTGTATCTGGGTTTCGGTCTCATTGGTGAGTGTGAGTCTATTACTTAGAGACTCCTGGGTTACATTGGTTATTTTGAAACCAAGGTCGATGGCAAATGAAGTATCTGTAAGTTCTGTgagcacacaaaaaaatggtcactatagcaacagaTCAAATTAACTGCTACAATTTAGGAGTTTCAACAACATTAAAAAACATTCAAGAAGTATTTAGATAGCAGGAGCAGTTGAATGTTTACTTATTAAGAAATTATTTAATAGAGTGGAAATAAATGTCTTCATGAAGCCTAATTTGTTGAACTCACTGATATAAGTTGCATTCTGGAAGGTGGTTTGAGTGGTCGTGAATTGAGGAGACAATTGCTTCTTGACGGCACCAAGGACATCATCCTCAGTGGGGACTGGTGTTTTGACCTTGAATATCAGTTTAACAAAAACCCCCCACTGTGTCGAATCTAAGAGAAAAT is a window of Oncorhynchus gorbuscha isolate QuinsamMale2020 ecotype Even-year unplaced genomic scaffold, OgorEven_v1.0 Un_scaffold_2192, whole genome shotgun sequence DNA encoding:
- the LOC124025133 gene encoding uncharacterized protein LOC124025133; amino-acid sequence: MQLISLQKVLSEPDGKQFKFPNANLIVDGTEIRANIRHSGVFVKLIFKVKTPVPTEDDVLGAVKKQLSPQFTTTQTTFQNATYIKLTDTSFAIDLGFKITNVTQESLSNRLTLTNETETQIQDSINRLLQKVLSEPDGKQFKFPNANLIVDGTEITANVTYVYKEEDVNHPSGFLQEVLKVSGLLTTTVAPTTTTNTTPLPTLLTSVTSTTRFDTVGVFVKLIFKVKTPVPTEDDVLGAVKKQLSPQFTTTQTTFQNATYIKLTDTSFAIDLGFKITNVTQESLSNRLTLTNETETQIQDSINRLLQKVLSEPDGKQFKFPNANL